From the Eschrichtius robustus isolate mEscRob2 chromosome 3, mEscRob2.pri, whole genome shotgun sequence genome, the window ccctcgtgccacgactgctgaagcccgcgtgcctggagcccgtgctgtgCGGCGGGAGAGGCCGCCgcggtgagaggcctgcacactgcgGTGAGgggcggcccccgctcgccgcaactggaggaagcccgtgcacagcggggaggacccaatgcagccaaagataaataaataaaataaataaagttataaaaaaaaaaaaaaaagtcactgataATGACTTAGAGTTATTGTAGAGACGATTCCTCCCACCAGGCGTATGTAGATTTGCCATCTCTTAAACCCTTGGGCATccattgtgaagaaagttaaGACAAGGCCAGGCCCTTGGGCAGCAGGGGCAGTTGGCCAGTGATGCAATAATTCCCACCGACCGCCAGGGAGCAGCAGAGCTCGACCAGGGGTTGCTTCATCCACAGAAAACAATTCTTAATTCCTTCTAGGTGTTCCTTCTTGGCTGTTTGCGTGGTCCACCAATCCCCGTGCACACGGCTGCAGTAATCCCGCCCATTATTGACTATCCAACCAATCAACGAGTGTTCTGCTTGGGGCCGGGCCAGAATGCTCCGGCGGTCACTGGGAGCCCGGAGTTGGGTGTTCTAGCCCCGCCCCCCAGGCGCCTCGGCCAATCCCCTGAGGCGAAGCAGGACGACACCCAGGCTGTGTCCAGAACACCACGTGGCCCCAGGAGGCGCCAGTGCTAGGTAGGTGGAAGGTTACCCGGCCCGGGGGCGGGTGGGCGGAGCGGGACGCGCCGGCCTCGCCCCCGGTGACCCGCTGTTCTGTGCCCTCCCCCAGCCATGGGCATGCAGCCCCCCAACTTCTCTTGGGTGCTCCCCGGCCGGCTGGCGGGGCTGGCCCTGCCCCGGCTCCCCGCCCACTACCAGTTCCTGCTGGACCAGGGTGTGCGGCACCTGGTGTCACTGACGGAGCGCGGGCCCCCGCACAGCGACAGCTGCCCCGGCCTCACCCTGCACCGACTGCGCATCCCAGACTTCTGCTCGCCGGGCCCAGAGCAGATCGACCGCTTCGTGAAGATTGTCGACGAGGCCAACGCCCGGGGAGAGGTTAGTGAGCGGGGTTAGCGCCGGGAGGGAGGGGCTTGGGTGGGGTCAGCGGGGACACGCCGAGCTGGGGAGGTCAGGGCCAGGAATAACTTAGCTGAGTTCCGGGAGAGAGACTGGAGGGAGACGGTGGGGCCAGGAGGCCAGGAGACCATCGCAACCAGAACAGAAAGCCAAAGCGGGGCggaggcgggggggaggggggcggggcggcAAGGGGGAGGAGTATAAAGAGGGCCCAGCAGTGTGAATTGGGCTCGAGGAGAAGCAACGAAGAACCAGCTGATGTGTGAGTTGTGAAGGAGAAAGGGTGAACAGACTTGGGAGAGATGGGGGTTGAAGTCAGGGGGTATTGAGCAGTCTCCGGAGTAAGGTTCTGTCCAAATGTAACGGagccacatttttaaaaggtaaacaagAAGCAGGAGAATTTCATCTTGATAATATAATTTAACCCAGTAactccaaaatattatttcaacatataagcaatataaaataaattcttaaccaGATATTTTCATTCTTCATTGTCCTACATCTTTACAACCTGGTTGTATTTTACAAGTGAGGGTCAGGAGAGTGTTGGGAGGGCGTTGAGCTCCACCCCACCCAGCTCCCCCTTCGCAGGCGGTGGGAGTGCACTGTGCCCTGGGCTTTGGCCGCACGGGTACCATGCTGGCTTGTTACCTGGTGAAGGAGCGGGGCCTGGCTGCAGGGGACGCCATCGCTGAGATCCGGCGCCTTCGACCCGGCTCCATCGAGACTTACGAGCAAGAGAAGGCGGTCTTCCAGTTCTACCAGCGAAGGAAATAAGGGACCTCAGCACTCTTCTGCCAGGTCCCCCGCGGCCCTGACCTGTGTGTTAGATGGGGCCAGAGACGCGGAAGTGAACTAGAAGTGCTAAGCCCTCCAGCGCTCGCTCGGCTGGCTCAAAAGACAGAAGTAGCCCTTCCCTGCAGGCAGGTCCTGGTAGGAGGATGGCTGCAGCAGCACCAGCGTGGGGTGTCCCTCTGCCGCTGCCTTGAATAAATAAAGAACCAGCTCACGTTGCATAGCACTTTAAGTTTACAAAGTGCTCCCACACTTTGCGACTTTTTTTGCGCCTCACAATAGCCCCATAATAAAGGGAAGGCAGAAGGGCCATCCCTTCTTTGGATGAGGCGGCCAAGGCTCAGAAAGGCACACAGTTATACTTCTGGAAAGTGGAAGTATGTGCCAGGACTACAGCACACATTTTCAGCCTTTTAAAGATGCTGAAACTCTTATGTATCTGCTCTCTAATAATATTTGATGTGTCTTCTGGGGAGCTGGtcaatgaaaaggaaacaaatcCCTGGCAGCCCAAGGTCTCTGATGCTCGCAGGCCAGGAGGGCCCCTGTGGACACAGCCCCTCAGTCCAGGCCCGCATGCCCCACGTGTGTCATCCCTTTAGCCCTCTTAAGACAGAGAAGGCCTGGATGCTGTGCTCACAGATAATCACTGTCTCCATCTCCCAGGGGCTGGGtgcctctccccagcctcaggctGCTCCGCTCACCTGTGACCTCCAGCCCATTATGCTGCCCCATGGCCTGAGGCTGAGGAATGCCAGAACCCAGCCTCTCTGGGCAGGTATGCAGAGGATATTTGATGATTAAATGAAGACATTCAGGGCTTCGAACCTTGGCCGTGTTTCTCAGATGTTACCTTCACTTCCCCATTGGATGCCATCCTACCAGCGCCACCACCACACCTGCAGCTTCGAGAGATAGGATGAATGGGATAGACTAGCCAGGTGGACTCTTTTTGCTATAACTCCTGCCTGAATTCCTGTCCTCTCTTCTGTAATGGCAGGCCAGGATGGATAAGGTAGGAATTCATCATGAAATGTGTACTGAGTGCCTGTATACCAGGCTATGTTAGATGCAGAGGCCCTCCAGCTGAAGGGGACATGATTCACAGCCTGCTGGAGGAGGGGAGCACGACAGATTCCAACCACATGGAATAGGTATTATGGCAGACATGCATTCCACATCCAATGGAGACATGGAGGGAGGAGGCAAGGGTTCCCCTGCAGACCCCAGCCTTTTTGGCCTAGGCCACCACCAGCTCCAGGCAACCCACTCCTCACTgcatcttccttcctctgccGCCCACCCAACTCAACCCTCCTCCAACCCTCTTAGACAAAAGGAGTATTAGTCAGAGTCTTGCCAATCTAGCAGTGAGAGAAAGACTGTAAAGTGCCCTCGCCGCCCCACCcctcctttcctctgtgtgtcaaATCTGGATAATCAGTTCCTTCATTCTGTTCCCTTGGTCCCCACCCAGCTCACCCAGGTGAGGACTTCTCtcaaagagaagaacctacagtTCCAAGCATTCAGGCTAAAACAGAGGAGTGAGAAGTAGCAGAAGAGGGGAAGCACTGAAGCC encodes:
- the DUSP23 gene encoding dual specificity protein phosphatase 23 isoform X1 — translated: MGMQPPNFSWVLPGRLAGLALPRLPAHYQFLLDQGVRHLVSLTERGPPHSDSCPGLTLHRLRIPDFCSPGPEQIDRFVKIVDEANARGEAVGVHCALGFGRTGTMLACYLVKERGLAAGDAIAEIRRLRPGSIETYEQEKAVFQFYQRRK
- the DUSP23 gene encoding dual specificity protein phosphatase 23 isoform X2, with product MGMQPPNFSWVLPGRLAGLALPRLPAHYQFLLDQGVRHLVSLTERGPPHSDSCPGLTLHRLRIPDFCSPGPEQIDRFVKIVDEANARGEERGLAAGDAIAEIRRLRPGSIETYEQEKAVFQFYQRRK